One segment of Burkholderia multivorans ATCC BAA-247 DNA contains the following:
- the flgE gene encoding flagellar hook protein FlgE, with protein MGYQQGLSGLAGASNALDVIGNNIANANTVGFKSSTAQFSDMYANSIATSVNTQIGIGTALASVQQQFGQGTINTTNSSLDVAINGNGFFQMSNNGTITYTRDGTFQRDKNGYIVNSQGLNLMGYAADKNGVINTAQTVPLQAPTTNIAPTATTKITGQFNLNSQDTVPTKTPFDATDTTTYNYSTSIQVYDSLGGSQAVNIYFVKSAAGTWEAYAGVQGGTTNDLGTIQFDSSGAISGTTTGSPATPTAALGQFQFTVPNTDGSATPQTLTLDLTGTTQYGGKDGVNNLAQDGYASGTLTTFTIGTDGKLTGNYSNGQTAVLGQIALANFNNPNGLVNIGGNQYAETAASGVPQISVPGSTNHGTLQGSALENSNVDLTSQLVNLITAQRNYQANAQTIKTQQTVDQTLINL; from the coding sequence ATGGGTTATCAACAGGGTCTGAGCGGCCTCGCCGGCGCATCGAACGCGCTGGACGTGATCGGCAACAATATCGCGAACGCGAATACGGTCGGCTTCAAGTCGAGCACCGCGCAGTTCTCCGACATGTACGCGAACTCGATCGCGACGTCGGTCAACACGCAGATCGGGATCGGCACGGCGCTCGCGTCGGTGCAGCAGCAGTTCGGGCAGGGGACGATCAACACGACGAACTCGTCGCTCGACGTCGCGATCAACGGCAACGGCTTCTTCCAGATGTCGAACAACGGCACGATCACGTACACGCGCGACGGCACGTTCCAGCGCGACAAGAACGGCTACATCGTCAACTCGCAAGGCCTGAACCTGATGGGTTACGCGGCCGACAAGAACGGCGTGATCAACACCGCGCAGACCGTGCCGCTGCAGGCGCCGACGACCAACATCGCGCCCACCGCGACGACCAAGATCACCGGCCAGTTCAACCTGAACTCGCAGGACACGGTGCCGACCAAGACGCCGTTCGACGCGACCGACACGACGACCTACAACTATTCGACGTCGATCCAGGTGTACGACTCGCTCGGCGGCTCGCAGGCCGTCAACATCTACTTCGTGAAGTCCGCAGCCGGCACCTGGGAAGCGTATGCGGGCGTGCAGGGCGGCACGACGAACGATCTCGGTACGATCCAGTTCGATTCGTCGGGCGCGATCTCGGGCACGACGACGGGCTCGCCCGCCACGCCGACCGCGGCGCTCGGCCAGTTCCAGTTCACGGTGCCGAACACCGACGGCTCCGCGACGCCGCAGACGCTGACGCTCGACCTGACCGGCACCACGCAGTACGGCGGCAAGGACGGCGTGAACAATCTCGCGCAGGACGGCTACGCGAGCGGCACGCTGACGACCTTTACGATCGGCACCGACGGCAAGCTCACCGGCAACTACTCGAACGGGCAGACCGCCGTGCTCGGCCAGATCGCGCTCGCGAACTTCAACAACCCGAACGGGCTCGTCAACATCGGCGGCAACCAGTACGCCGAGACGGCCGCGTCGGGCGTCCCGCAGATCTCGGTGCCGGGCAGCACGAACCACGGCACGCTGCAGGGCAGCGCGCTCGAGAACTCGAACGTCGACCTCACGTCGCAGCTCGTGAACCTGATCACCGCGCAGCGCAACTACCAGGCGAACGCGCAGACGATCAAGACGCAGCAGACCGTCGACCAGACGCTGATCAATCTGTAA
- a CDS encoding flagellar basal body P-ring protein FlgI, producing the protein MHDTVLRRLSSRVPAAAAGLLIAVAGALGAPAAHAERLKDLAQIQGVRDNPLIGYGLVVGLDGTGDQTMQTPFTTQTLANMLANLGISINNGSANGGTSSLNNMQLKNVAAVMVTATLPPFARPGEALDVTVSSLGNAKSLRGGTLLLTPLKGADGQVYALAQGNMAVGGAGASANGSRVQVNQLAAGRIVGGAIVERSVPNALAQMNGMLQLQLNDMDYGTAQRIVAAVNSSFGPGVATALDGRTIQLAAPADPAQQVAFMARLQNLDVSPDKAAAKVILNARTGSIVMNQMVTLQSCAVAHGNLSVVVNTQPVVSQPGPFSNGQTVVAQQSQIQLKQDNGALKMVTAGANLADVVKALNTLGATPADLMSILQAMKAAGALRADLEII; encoded by the coding sequence ATGCACGACACCGTATTGCGCCGCCTCTCGTCGCGCGTGCCGGCCGCGGCCGCCGGCCTGCTGATCGCCGTCGCAGGCGCGCTCGGCGCGCCCGCGGCGCATGCGGAGCGGCTGAAGGACCTTGCGCAGATCCAGGGCGTGCGCGACAACCCGCTGATCGGCTACGGGCTCGTCGTCGGCCTCGACGGCACCGGCGACCAGACGATGCAGACGCCGTTCACGACGCAGACGCTCGCGAACATGCTCGCGAACCTCGGCATCTCGATCAACAACGGCTCCGCGAACGGCGGCACGTCGTCGCTGAACAACATGCAACTGAAGAACGTCGCGGCCGTGATGGTGACCGCGACGCTGCCGCCGTTCGCGCGGCCGGGCGAGGCGCTCGACGTGACCGTGTCGTCGCTCGGCAACGCGAAGAGCCTGCGCGGCGGCACGCTGCTGCTCACGCCGCTGAAGGGCGCGGACGGGCAGGTGTACGCGCTCGCGCAGGGCAACATGGCGGTCGGCGGCGCCGGCGCGAGCGCGAACGGCAGCCGTGTGCAGGTGAACCAGCTCGCGGCCGGACGCATCGTCGGCGGTGCGATCGTCGAGCGCTCGGTGCCGAACGCGCTCGCGCAGATGAACGGGATGCTGCAGCTGCAGCTCAACGACATGGACTACGGCACCGCGCAGCGCATCGTCGCGGCCGTCAATTCGAGCTTCGGTCCGGGCGTCGCGACCGCGCTCGACGGGCGGACGATCCAGCTCGCCGCGCCGGCCGATCCCGCGCAGCAGGTCGCGTTCATGGCGCGGCTGCAGAACCTCGACGTGAGCCCCGACAAGGCGGCCGCGAAGGTGATCCTGAACGCGCGCACGGGCTCGATCGTGATGAACCAGATGGTCACGCTGCAAAGCTGCGCGGTCGCGCACGGCAACCTGTCGGTGGTCGTCAACACGCAGCCGGTCGTGTCGCAGCCGGGGCCGTTCTCGAACGGGCAGACGGTCGTCGCGCAGCAGTCGCAGATCCAGCTCAAGCAGGACAACGGCGCGCTGAAGATGGTGACGGCCGGCGCGAATCTCGCGGACGTCGTGAAGGCGCTGAACACGCTCGGCGCGACGCCGGCCGACCTGATGTCGATCCTGCAGGCGATGAAGGCGGCCGGTGCGCTGCGCGCGGACCTGGAGATCATCTAA
- the flgL gene encoding flagellar hook-associated protein FlgL, with protein MRISTAQFYQLNVAQMSDQQAQLAQLYQQISSGVSLSTAADNPLGAAQAVQLSMTSATLSQYATNQNVALSSLQKEDQALTSVNSLLNSIHSIVIRAGDGALSDSDRSALATQLQGYRDQLLTLANSTDGAGNYLFAGYQSTTAPFANGTGGGVVYSGDRGARQVQIADTRTIAQGDDGASVFLSVPMLGSQPVPAAGAANQGTATIGAVTITDPSAATNTHTFTITFGGTSAAPTYTVTDETAAPPTTTAPQPYADGTAIALGNGLSVPVSGTPSPNDTFSVTPAPQAGTDVFATLDTMIAALKVPIGSDTVAAAKLANAMTTGTTKLDNTMTNILTVQASVGGREQEIQAMQAVNQTNTLQVTSNLADLTSTNMVSTISQFLQMQNALTGAQKAYAQLQNLSLFQYINP; from the coding sequence ATGCGGATTTCCACAGCCCAGTTCTACCAGCTGAACGTCGCGCAGATGAGCGACCAGCAGGCGCAGCTCGCGCAGCTGTATCAGCAGATTTCGAGCGGCGTGAGCCTGTCGACGGCCGCCGACAACCCGCTCGGCGCGGCGCAGGCCGTGCAGCTGTCGATGACCTCGGCGACGCTGTCGCAGTACGCGACGAACCAGAACGTCGCGCTGTCGTCGCTGCAGAAGGAGGATCAGGCGCTTACGAGCGTGAACAGCCTGCTCAACAGCATCCATTCGATCGTGATCCGGGCCGGCGACGGCGCGCTGTCGGACAGCGACCGGTCGGCGCTCGCGACGCAGCTGCAGGGCTATCGCGACCAGCTGCTGACGCTCGCGAACTCGACCGACGGCGCCGGCAACTACCTGTTCGCGGGCTACCAGTCGACGACGGCGCCGTTCGCGAACGGCACGGGCGGCGGCGTGGTCTACAGCGGCGACCGCGGCGCGCGGCAGGTGCAGATCGCCGACACGCGCACGATCGCGCAAGGCGACGACGGCGCGAGCGTGTTCCTGTCGGTGCCGATGCTCGGCAGCCAGCCGGTGCCGGCCGCCGGCGCGGCGAATCAGGGCACGGCGACGATCGGCGCGGTGACGATCACCGATCCGTCGGCCGCGACGAACACGCACACGTTCACGATCACGTTCGGCGGCACGTCGGCCGCACCGACCTACACGGTGACCGACGAGACGGCCGCGCCGCCGACGACCACGGCGCCGCAACCGTATGCCGACGGCACGGCGATCGCGCTCGGCAACGGCCTGTCGGTGCCGGTGTCGGGCACGCCGTCGCCGAACGACACGTTCTCGGTCACGCCCGCGCCGCAGGCCGGCACCGACGTGTTCGCGACGCTCGACACGATGATCGCGGCGCTGAAGGTGCCGATCGGCAGCGACACGGTCGCGGCCGCGAAGCTCGCGAACGCGATGACGACCGGCACGACGAAGCTCGACAACACGATGACGAACATCCTCACCGTGCAGGCGTCGGTCGGCGGCCGCGAGCAGGAAATCCAGGCGATGCAGGCCGTGAACCAGACGAATACGCTGCAGGTGACCAGCAACCTCGCCGATCTGACGAGCACCAACATGGTGTCGACGATCAGCCAGTTCCTGCAGATGCAGAACGCGCTGACGGGCGCGCAGAAGGCGTACGCGCAGCTGCAGAACCTGTCGCTGTTCCAGTACATCAACCCGTGA
- the flgF gene encoding flagellar basal-body rod protein FlgF, with protein MDRLIYTAMTGASQSLDQQAIVANNLANASTTGFRAQLATYRAVPMNFGDGSAIDPNTTRTYVLASTPGADFAPGPITRTGNPLDVAVQGPGWLSVQLPDGSEAYTRAGNLHVDQNGQLVNASNLPVVGNGGPISVPPNAEVTIGKDGTVSALMPGDPPTAVAIVDQMKLVNPDPAALVRGNDGLFRTADGNPADADPNVAVVPNSLEGSNVNPVTAMVAMIDNARAFQLQSKLIQTADQNEQSANQLLNFS; from the coding sequence ATGGACCGACTGATCTATACGGCGATGACCGGCGCGTCGCAGTCGCTCGACCAGCAGGCGATCGTCGCGAACAACCTCGCGAACGCGTCGACGACGGGCTTTCGCGCACAGCTCGCGACCTACCGCGCGGTGCCGATGAATTTCGGCGACGGCAGCGCGATCGATCCGAACACGACGCGCACCTACGTGCTCGCGTCGACGCCGGGCGCCGACTTCGCGCCGGGCCCGATCACGCGCACCGGCAACCCGCTCGACGTCGCGGTGCAGGGCCCCGGCTGGCTGTCGGTGCAGCTGCCGGACGGCAGCGAGGCGTACACGCGCGCGGGCAACCTGCACGTCGACCAGAACGGCCAGCTCGTGAACGCGAGCAACCTGCCGGTGGTCGGCAACGGCGGCCCGATCTCGGTGCCGCCGAATGCGGAAGTGACGATCGGCAAGGACGGCACGGTGTCCGCGCTGATGCCGGGCGATCCACCGACGGCCGTCGCGATCGTCGATCAGATGAAGCTCGTCAATCCCGATCCGGCCGCGCTCGTGCGCGGCAACGACGGCCTGTTCCGCACCGCCGACGGCAATCCGGCCGACGCCGATCCGAACGTCGCGGTCGTGCCGAATTCGCTCGAAGGCAGCAACGTGAATCCGGTCACCGCGATGGTCGCGATGATCGACAACGCGCGCGCATTCCAGCTTCAGTCGAAGCTGATCCAGACGGCCGACCAGAACGAGCAGTCGGCGAACCAGTTGCTCAACTTCAGCTGA
- a CDS encoding flagellar brake protein, whose translation MNIETSTDPSLDSGHSGPDYARRNPLEIGVQLRNLVNRGDFLTVEYPGGQLVTRLLEVDVGARTFTFDWGALSEQNASILGAAHCAFSAAPEGVRVEFTTGTPRETRYEGLPAFVADFPDVLVCIQRREYFRVDAPVVDPFLCRGALPDGERFQFEVHNLSLGGVGLRTADERVEALALGTVLPDVELELTGHGKLSLDLQLVSQRATQLPNGARRYQLGFRFLSLPGSAENTLQRLITQLEMKRRSLARA comes from the coding sequence ATGAATATCGAAACGTCGACGGACCCGAGCCTGGACTCGGGCCACTCCGGCCCCGACTACGCCCGCCGCAATCCGCTGGAAATCGGCGTCCAGTTGCGCAATCTCGTGAACCGCGGCGATTTCCTGACCGTCGAGTATCCGGGCGGCCAGCTCGTCACGCGCCTGCTGGAAGTCGATGTCGGCGCACGCACGTTCACGTTCGACTGGGGCGCGCTGTCCGAACAGAACGCGAGCATTCTCGGCGCGGCGCATTGCGCGTTCTCGGCCGCGCCCGAAGGCGTGCGCGTCGAATTCACGACCGGCACGCCGCGCGAGACGCGCTACGAGGGGCTGCCGGCGTTCGTCGCCGATTTCCCCGACGTGCTCGTGTGCATCCAGCGCCGCGAGTATTTCCGTGTGGACGCGCCGGTCGTCGATCCGTTCCTGTGCCGCGGCGCGCTGCCGGACGGCGAGCGCTTCCAGTTCGAGGTGCACAACCTGTCGCTCGGCGGCGTCGGGCTGCGCACGGCCGACGAACGCGTCGAGGCGCTCGCGCTCGGCACGGTGCTGCCGGACGTCGAGCTCGAGCTCACCGGGCACGGCAAGCTGTCGCTCGACCTGCAGCTCGTGTCGCAGCGCGCGACGCAACTGCCGAACGGCGCGCGCCGCTATCAGCTCGGCTTTCGCTTCCTGTCGCTGCCGGGCAGCGCCGAAAACACGCTGCAGCGGCTGATCACGCAGCTCGAGATGAAGCGCCGCTCGCTCGCGCGCGCGTGA
- the flgK gene encoding flagellar hook-associated protein FlgK — MSNTLMNLGVSGLNAALWGLTTTGQNISNAATPGYSVERPVYAEASGQYTSSGYLPQGVNTVTVQRQYSQYLSDQLNTAQTQSGALSTWYSLVAQLNNYIGSPTAGISTAITNYFTGLQNVANNAADPTVRQTAMSNAQTLADQITAAGQQYDALRQSVNTQLTSAVSQINTYTAQIAQLNQQIAAASSQGQPPNQLMDQRDLAVSNLSSLAGVQVVRNSDGYSVFLAGGQPLVVADKSYQLATVTSPSDPSELTVVSQGIAGANPPGPNQYLPDTSLSGGTLGGLLAFRSQTLDPAQAKLGAIAASFAAQVNAQNALGIDLSGNVGSNLFAVGAPTVYADTRNQGDATLSVSFSNASQPTTGDYTLSFDGTQYTLTDRATGSVVGTSNTMPGSIGGLDFSVSSGTMQAGDQFTVLPTRGALDGFKLATSNGSAIAAASPVVTWAASTNAGTATITQGPVGAGYQVPATTLTYDAATKSLSGFPAGTTVTIAGTPPQTVTIASSTTPVPYDPAAGATLTMSGTAPGALNGVTVSLSGAPADGDTFTIGPYAGGTNDGTNALALSKLVTAKSFGNGTVTLTGAYASYVNDIGNAASQLKSSSAAQTALVGQITSAQQSVSGVNQNEEAANLMQYQQLYQANAKVIQTAATLFQTVLGLFN, encoded by the coding sequence ATGTCCAACACACTCATGAACCTCGGCGTCAGCGGCCTCAACGCCGCGCTCTGGGGCCTCACGACGACCGGTCAGAACATCAGCAACGCCGCGACGCCCGGCTATTCGGTGGAGCGGCCCGTCTACGCGGAAGCGAGCGGCCAGTACACGAGCAGCGGTTATCTGCCGCAGGGCGTGAACACCGTTACCGTGCAGCGACAGTACAGCCAGTACCTGAGCGACCAGCTGAACACCGCGCAGACGCAAAGCGGCGCGCTGTCGACCTGGTATTCGCTCGTCGCGCAGCTGAACAACTACATCGGCAGCCCGACCGCCGGCATTTCGACCGCGATCACGAACTACTTCACGGGGCTGCAGAACGTCGCGAACAACGCGGCCGACCCGACGGTGCGGCAGACGGCGATGAGCAACGCGCAGACGCTCGCCGACCAGATCACGGCCGCCGGCCAGCAGTACGACGCACTGCGCCAGAGCGTGAACACGCAGCTCACGAGCGCCGTGTCGCAGATCAACACCTACACCGCGCAGATCGCGCAGCTGAACCAGCAGATCGCCGCCGCGAGCAGCCAGGGGCAGCCGCCGAACCAGCTGATGGACCAGCGCGACCTCGCGGTGTCGAACCTGTCGAGCCTCGCGGGCGTGCAGGTCGTGCGCAACAGCGACGGCTACAGCGTCTTCCTCGCGGGCGGCCAGCCGCTCGTCGTCGCGGACAAGAGCTATCAGCTCGCGACCGTCACGTCGCCGTCCGACCCGAGCGAGCTGACCGTCGTGTCGCAGGGCATCGCCGGCGCGAATCCGCCGGGCCCGAACCAGTACCTGCCCGACACGTCGCTGTCCGGCGGCACGCTCGGCGGCCTGCTCGCGTTCCGCAGCCAGACGCTCGATCCGGCGCAGGCGAAGCTCGGCGCGATCGCGGCCAGCTTCGCCGCGCAGGTCAACGCGCAGAACGCGCTCGGCATCGATCTGTCGGGCAACGTCGGCAGCAACTTGTTCGCGGTCGGCGCGCCGACCGTCTATGCCGACACGCGCAACCAGGGCGACGCGACGCTGTCGGTGTCGTTTTCGAACGCGTCGCAGCCGACCACCGGCGACTACACGCTGTCGTTCGACGGCACGCAATATACGCTGACCGACCGCGCGACCGGCTCGGTGGTCGGCACGTCGAACACGATGCCCGGCTCGATCGGCGGGCTCGACTTCTCGGTGTCGTCCGGCACGATGCAGGCCGGCGACCAGTTCACCGTGCTGCCGACGCGCGGCGCACTCGACGGCTTCAAGCTCGCGACCTCGAACGGCTCCGCGATCGCTGCCGCGTCGCCGGTCGTCACGTGGGCCGCGTCGACCAACGCGGGCACCGCGACCATCACGCAGGGGCCGGTGGGCGCCGGCTATCAGGTGCCGGCCACGACGCTGACCTACGACGCGGCGACGAAGTCGCTGTCGGGCTTCCCGGCCGGCACGACGGTGACGATCGCCGGCACGCCGCCGCAGACGGTGACGATCGCGAGCTCGACGACGCCCGTGCCGTACGACCCGGCCGCCGGCGCGACGCTGACGATGTCGGGCACCGCACCGGGCGCGCTGAACGGCGTGACGGTGTCGCTGTCCGGCGCGCCGGCCGACGGTGATACGTTCACGATCGGTCCGTACGCGGGCGGCACGAACGACGGCACCAACGCGCTCGCGCTCTCGAAGCTCGTCACCGCGAAGTCGTTCGGCAACGGCACGGTCACGCTGACCGGTGCGTACGCGAGCTACGTGAACGACATCGGCAACGCGGCGAGCCAGCTCAAGTCGTCGAGCGCCGCGCAGACGGCGCTCGTCGGCCAGATCACGTCCGCGCAGCAGTCGGTGTCGGGCGTGAACCAGAACGAGGAAGCGGCGAACCTGATGCAGTACCAGCAGCTCTACCAGGCGAACGCGAAGGTGATCCAGACGGCGGCGACGCTGTTCCAGACCGTGCTCGGCCTGTTCAACTGA
- the flgJ gene encoding flagellar assembly peptidoglycan hydrolase FlgJ, with protein sequence MANFPGTTDLTQRFALDVQGFDALRAQAKQSPQGGAKAVAGQFDAMFTQMMLKSMRDATPEGGLFDSHTSKMYTSMLDQQLAQQMSSRGIGVADALMKQLMRNAGQGAGAGAAGDLGAGLGAVGNEGSLAAMSAMANAYANAAANNGGLSRARGYSAGSALTPPLKGATGAPDADAFVDRLAGPAEAASAATGIPARFIVGQAALESGWGKREIRAADGSTSYNVFGIKATRGWTGRTVSALTTEYVNGTPRRVVAKFRAYDSYEHAMTDYANLLKNNPRYAGVLSASRSVEGFAQGMQKAGYATDPNYAKKLISIMQQIG encoded by the coding sequence ATGGCGAATTTCCCCGGTACCACCGACCTCACGCAGCGCTTCGCGCTCGACGTGCAGGGCTTCGACGCGCTGCGCGCGCAGGCGAAGCAGTCGCCGCAGGGCGGCGCGAAGGCGGTCGCAGGCCAGTTCGACGCGATGTTCACGCAGATGATGCTGAAGAGCATGCGCGATGCGACGCCCGAAGGCGGGCTGTTCGACTCGCATACGTCGAAGATGTACACGTCGATGCTCGACCAGCAGCTCGCGCAGCAGATGTCGTCGCGCGGGATCGGCGTCGCCGACGCGCTGATGAAGCAGCTGATGCGCAACGCCGGGCAGGGCGCGGGCGCCGGCGCGGCGGGCGATCTCGGCGCCGGCCTCGGCGCGGTCGGCAACGAAGGCAGCCTCGCCGCGATGAGCGCGATGGCGAACGCCTATGCGAACGCGGCGGCGAACAACGGCGGCCTGTCGCGCGCGCGCGGCTATTCGGCCGGCAGCGCGCTGACGCCGCCGCTGAAGGGCGCGACCGGTGCGCCGGACGCGGACGCGTTCGTCGACCGCCTCGCCGGCCCCGCAGAGGCGGCGAGCGCGGCGACCGGCATTCCGGCGCGCTTCATCGTCGGCCAGGCGGCGCTCGAATCGGGCTGGGGCAAGCGCGAGATCCGCGCGGCCGACGGCTCGACCAGCTACAACGTGTTCGGCATCAAGGCGACGCGCGGCTGGACCGGCCGCACGGTATCGGCGCTGACGACCGAATACGTGAACGGCACGCCGCGGCGCGTCGTCGCGAAGTTCCGCGCGTACGACTCGTACGAGCACGCGATGACCGACTACGCGAACCTGCTGAAGAACAATCCGCGTTATGCGGGCGTGCTGAGCGCGAGCCGCAGCGTCGAGGGCTTTGCGCAGGGGATGCAGAAGGCCGGCTATGCGACGGACCCGAACTACGCGAAAAAGCTGATTTCGATCATGCAGCAGATCGGCTGA
- the flgH gene encoding flagellar basal body L-ring protein FlgH encodes MKQVRLLPPAAVRAACALAAAALAGCAQIPREPIVQQPMTAQPPLPVSMQAPGSIFNPGYAGRPLFEDQRPRNIGDILTIVIAENINATKSSGANTNRQGNTDFNVPTAGFLGGLFSKANLSAAGTNKFAATGGASAANTFNGTITVTVTNVLPNGNLVVSGEKQMLINQGNEFVRFSGVVNPNTISGSNSVYSTQVADARIEYSAKGYINEAETMGWLQRFFLNIAPW; translated from the coding sequence ATGAAGCAGGTTCGCCTTCTCCCGCCCGCCGCCGTCCGCGCCGCCTGCGCGCTCGCGGCGGCGGCGCTCGCCGGTTGCGCGCAGATTCCGCGCGAGCCGATCGTCCAGCAGCCGATGACCGCGCAGCCGCCGCTCCCGGTATCGATGCAGGCGCCGGGTTCGATCTTCAATCCCGGCTACGCGGGCCGGCCGCTGTTCGAGGATCAGCGGCCGCGCAACATCGGCGACATCCTGACGATCGTGATCGCGGAGAACATCAACGCGACGAAATCGTCGGGCGCGAACACGAACCGGCAAGGCAACACCGACTTCAACGTGCCGACCGCCGGCTTCCTCGGCGGGCTGTTCAGCAAGGCGAACCTGTCGGCGGCCGGCACCAACAAGTTCGCGGCGACCGGCGGCGCGAGCGCGGCGAACACGTTCAACGGCACGATCACGGTGACCGTCACGAACGTGCTGCCGAACGGCAACCTCGTCGTCAGCGGCGAAAAGCAGATGCTGATCAACCAGGGCAACGAATTCGTGCGCTTCTCGGGCGTCGTCAATCCGAACACGATCTCCGGGTCGAACTCGGTGTACTCGACGCAGGTCGCCGACGCGCGGATCGAATACTCGGCGAAGGGCTACATCAACGAGGCCGAGACGATGGGCTGGCTGCAGCGCTTCTTCCTGAACATCGCGCCGTGGTGA
- the flgG gene encoding flagellar basal-body rod protein FlgG → MNRSLYIAATGMNAQQAQMDVISNNLANVSTNGFKGSRAVFEDLLYQTIRQPGANSTQQTELPSGLQLGTGVQQVATERLYTQGSLTQTGNSKDVAINGAGFFQVLMPDGTNAYTRDGSFQTNAQGQLVTSSGYQILPAITVPQNATSLTIGKDGVVSVTQPGSSNAVQIGSLQIATFINPAGLEAKGENLFAETTSSGAPNVSQPGLNGAGTLNQGYVEASNVNVVQELVNMIQTQRAYEINSKAVTTSDQMLQTVTQMKS, encoded by the coding sequence GTGAATCGTTCGCTTTATATCGCCGCTACCGGCATGAACGCGCAGCAGGCGCAGATGGACGTGATCTCGAACAACCTCGCGAACGTCAGCACCAACGGCTTCAAGGGCTCGCGCGCGGTGTTCGAGGATCTGCTGTACCAGACGATCCGCCAGCCGGGCGCGAACTCGACGCAGCAGACCGAACTGCCGTCCGGGCTGCAGCTCGGCACCGGCGTGCAGCAGGTCGCGACCGAGCGGCTCTACACGCAGGGCAGCCTCACGCAGACCGGCAACTCGAAGGACGTCGCGATCAACGGCGCGGGCTTCTTCCAGGTGCTGATGCCGGACGGCACGAACGCGTACACGCGCGACGGCTCGTTCCAGACCAACGCGCAGGGCCAGCTCGTCACGTCGAGCGGCTATCAGATCCTGCCGGCGATCACGGTGCCGCAGAACGCGACGTCGCTGACGATCGGCAAGGACGGCGTCGTGTCGGTCACGCAGCCGGGCTCGAGCAACGCGGTGCAGATCGGCTCGCTGCAGATCGCGACCTTCATCAACCCGGCCGGCCTCGAGGCGAAGGGCGAGAACCTGTTCGCGGAGACGACGTCGTCGGGCGCGCCGAACGTGTCGCAGCCGGGGCTGAACGGCGCGGGCACGCTCAATCAGGGCTACGTCGAGGCGTCGAACGTGAACGTCGTGCAGGAACTGGTGAACATGATCCAGACGCAGCGTGCGTACGAGATCAACAGCAAGGCGGTGACGACGTCCGACCAGATGCTGCAGACCGTCACGCAGATGAAGAGCTAA